Below is a window of Gemmatimonadaceae bacterium DNA.
CAGCTCGAGGCCACCAAGTACGGCTGGCCGGCGTTCCTGCGCACGCTGCAGCTCTACCTCGAGCACTTCCGCGGCCAGTCCTGCACGCTGATGCAGGTATCCGCACCCGTCGCGGGCACGGAGGCCGAGGGGTGGGACGCGATGTTGTCGGCGCTGGGCCTGGCGGGGGCGAGCGTCGGCCAGCGTTGGACCGCGCCCGCCGGAGTCCCGTCGATGAGCGGCGTGGTGGAGTACCTCACGCGCACGCCGTACGACCTGCTCCTGCGCCTCGACACACCGGGTCCCGGCATCGCGGCGTTTGGCGTGGCCGGATACCCCGGCGGTCCGACCACGCTGGCGATCAACGGCTACATGTATGGTGCGCAGGGAGCGGGCCTCGTCACGAGCGAGACGCCGCGCTGGCAGGCGTGGATGGAGCAGTCGTTCCCGAAGCCGGCGTCACAGGCCCCGGGCGACTGACCCGGGGCGCGCGCGGCGATCGCGGGCTACTTCAGCTTGTCGATCGCCGCCTGCAGCCCGCGCGCGGCGGGGAACTTCGCCTTCAGGTCGGTCAGCAGCGTGCGTGCCGAGTCGGTGTGGCCGAGCGCGACGTAGCCGTCGGCCAGCAGCATGCCCTTGCGGACGGCGAGCATCGGCTGGTCAGCGGGGAGCGACATCGCGCGCAGGCTCGTCATCGCACCGGCAGCATCGGCGCGGTCGCGGAGTTGCGACTCGATGCCGAGCAGTGCGACGGTGGGATCATTGGGCCGCTGCAAGATGAGCTCCGCGGTGAGGCGCGCCGCCTCCTCCTTGCGTCCCGCCTCGCGCGCCAGTCGCGCCTGGTGAAAGAGGCCCGCCACGAGCAGGTTCGTGACGTCGGCCGAGTCGGACTTGAGCGTGCCGACACCGCCGGCGTATTCGTACACCAGCTCACCACCGTGCTTGCCGGCGCCGTAGATCAGCGCGGCAGCCGGCAGGCCGACGAGTGCCGACGCGACGCCGAGCCCGCGCGCCATCTTCGCGTTCTTGCGCAGCGCCAGCGCGATCAGTTCGAGTGCGGCCAGCGCGACAAGGATGTTGCGCGCCTTCTCGCCCAGCTCCTCGTGTTCCTGCACAATCGGTCGCGCGCCGGGGATCCGCTCGGCCGGGCCGTGCGAGGCATCACCCGACTTCACGGCCAGCGCGGAGGCGGCGGCGGCGAGCACGATCAGCACCGTGGCGGCGTGGGTGGCCCACTTGCCGAAGGGGAACAGGCTGAGGATCCGGAACGCGATACCGGCGACTCCGAGTGCGACGACGAAGTGCACGACGACAGGATGGAGCTCGGCAATCGGTGGC
It encodes the following:
- a CDS encoding SRPBCC domain-containing protein; this encodes MSISTDASGRRSIAIEVEVHGTPDEVWAAIATGPGISSWFMPAVVEERDGAPVAFTLTFGPGMASRSEVTEWDAPRKLTRESPGWIPGSPPIANEWIVEARAGGTCIVRIVHSLFASTDDWDNQLEATKYGWPAFLRTLQLYLEHFRGQSCTLMQVSAPVAGTEAEGWDAMLSALGLAGASVGQRWTAPAGVPSMSGVVEYLTRTPYDLLLRLDTPGPGIAAFGVAGYPGGPTTLAINGYMYGAQGAGLVTSETPRWQAWMEQSFPKPASQAPGD